A genomic stretch from Mycobacterium malmoense includes:
- the odhI gene encoding oxoglutarate dehydrogenase inhibitor Odhl, with translation MTATPSKGKRARHQAPDESTREIPSPLHADGRGEFDTSAAVTDAAVEDIAALARGTGMLVVKRGPNAGSRFLLDQPVISAGRHPASDIFLDDITVSRRHAEFRRENDRFRVVDLGSLNNTYVNREPVDSAVLANGDEIQIGNFRLVFVDGAAL, from the coding sequence ATGACGGCGACACCGTCGAAGGGCAAGCGCGCGAGGCATCAAGCGCCCGACGAAAGCACCAGGGAGATTCCCTCCCCTTTGCACGCCGACGGGCGTGGCGAGTTCGACACGTCAGCGGCCGTCACCGACGCGGCGGTGGAGGATATCGCAGCGTTAGCCCGCGGCACGGGCATGCTGGTCGTCAAGCGGGGCCCCAACGCCGGGTCGCGGTTTCTCTTGGATCAGCCGGTGATATCGGCCGGCCGGCATCCGGCCAGCGACATCTTCCTCGACGACATCACCGTCAGCCGCAGGCACGCCGAATTCCGAAGGGAGAACGACAGATTCCGTGTCGTCGACCTGGGCAGCCTGAACAACACCTACGTTAACCGCGAACCCGTCGACTCGGCGGTGCTGGCCAACGGCGACGAGATCCAGATTGGCAACTTCCGTCTGGTCTTCGTCGACGGGGCGGCGCTGTAA
- a CDS encoding TetR family transcriptional regulator gives MKNKRRGRGRPARHVGQPDTRTQILDAARAQFIEVGYRAATVRAIAAQAGVDPALINYFFGSKQRLFGEALALRANPVEIIAGQIDGPLDELPRRLLTVLLETWDQPENRPTLLAIAQAGAGPDSSALTRGFVEEALAAPITERLQHEGVPPGDARLCTALLITQLVGVIYARYVLAVDPVAAIPRHAFIDRFTPALNAAVRSCLGQRQSSG, from the coding sequence GTGAAGAATAAGCGTCGGGGGCGCGGCCGCCCCGCGCGGCATGTCGGGCAGCCCGACACCCGCACGCAAATCTTGGACGCCGCCCGCGCACAATTCATTGAGGTTGGGTACCGGGCCGCGACGGTGCGTGCCATCGCCGCACAGGCCGGCGTGGACCCGGCGCTGATCAACTATTTCTTTGGATCGAAGCAGCGCTTGTTCGGCGAGGCGTTGGCGTTGCGTGCCAATCCCGTCGAAATCATCGCCGGGCAGATCGATGGCCCTCTCGACGAGCTACCACGACGGCTCTTAACGGTCTTGTTGGAAACCTGGGATCAGCCGGAGAACCGGCCCACGCTGCTGGCGATCGCGCAGGCCGGCGCCGGACCGGACAGCTCGGCGCTCACGCGCGGTTTCGTCGAAGAAGCGCTGGCGGCCCCGATCACCGAACGACTCCAGCACGAAGGTGTACCCCCCGGCGATGCGCGGTTGTGCACCGCGCTGCTCATCACCCAGCTCGTCGGGGTGATCTATGCGCGTTACGTCCTCGCGGTCGATCCCGTCGCGGCAATCCCACGACACGCATTCATCGACCGCTTCACACCCGCCCTCAACGCCGCTGTCCGTTCCTGCCTCGGCCAGCGGCAGAGCAGCGGATGA
- a CDS encoding acyl-CoA dehydrogenase family protein, whose protein sequence is MSEHAADADQRPPFSTPEKSRRYQTENYRGAVGLNWYLTDPTLRLTMAYYLQPDELEFAERHLTRIGELMGGPVARWAEETDRNPPRLERYDRWGHDVSQVVMPESFTQSKRAVLDAQRTLRDEARAAKVSSGLALFASNYLLNQADIGMGCALGTGGGMVQSLVATYAPADVREHVLAKFASGEWAGETAQLLTERAGGSDLGALETTARRSGDAWILNGFKWFASNCAGEAFVVLAKPEGAPDSTRGVANFLVLRTRRDGSRNGVRVRRLKDKLGTRSVASGEVELVDAEAFLLSGEASGRSDGKGLGRMMELTNAARLGIALFGLGNARRALVESLCYARQREAFGGPLIDKPLMRRKLAEMIVDVEAAQALVFDGTGATNHRQPRSLRQRIAVPVTKLKVCRLGITAASDAIEIHGGNGYIETWPVARLLRDAQVNTIWEGPDNILCLDVRRGIEQSRAHETLLARLRDAVSVSDDGGDGGTTTRLVARRVEDLDAAITAWAKLDRGVAEARLFPLAQFMGDVYAGALLCEQAAWERATRGGDRKALVARLYAQRYLADPGPLRGIDAEPDEALERFDELVDGAFTP, encoded by the coding sequence ATGAGTGAGCACGCCGCAGACGCCGACCAGAGGCCGCCCTTCTCCACCCCGGAGAAGTCGCGGCGCTATCAAACGGAGAATTACCGGGGCGCCGTGGGTCTCAATTGGTACCTCACCGATCCGACGCTGCGGCTCACCATGGCCTATTACCTGCAGCCCGACGAGTTGGAGTTCGCCGAGCGGCATTTGACGCGCATCGGCGAGCTGATGGGCGGCCCGGTGGCCCGGTGGGCCGAGGAGACGGACCGCAACCCGCCCCGGCTGGAGCGCTACGACCGGTGGGGACATGATGTCAGCCAGGTCGTCATGCCCGAGTCGTTCACGCAGTCCAAGCGCGCGGTCCTGGATGCCCAGCGGACGCTGCGGGACGAGGCGCGAGCCGCCAAGGTGAGCTCCGGGCTGGCGTTGTTCGCGTCCAACTATCTGCTCAACCAGGCCGACATCGGGATGGGTTGCGCGCTCGGCACGGGCGGTGGCATGGTCCAGTCGCTGGTGGCCACCTACGCACCGGCCGACGTGCGGGAGCACGTGCTGGCCAAATTCGCCTCCGGCGAGTGGGCGGGCGAGACGGCGCAGCTGCTGACGGAACGCGCCGGCGGCTCCGACCTGGGCGCGCTCGAGACGACGGCTCGACGCTCGGGCGACGCGTGGATTCTCAACGGCTTCAAGTGGTTTGCGTCCAACTGCGCCGGGGAGGCGTTCGTCGTGCTGGCCAAACCGGAGGGCGCTCCCGACTCCACGCGCGGCGTCGCCAATTTCCTCGTGCTGCGCACCCGGCGCGACGGTTCGCGCAACGGCGTTCGGGTGCGGCGCTTGAAGGACAAGCTCGGCACCCGCTCGGTGGCCTCCGGCGAGGTCGAGCTCGTCGACGCCGAGGCGTTCCTGCTCTCGGGCGAAGCGAGCGGCCGGTCGGACGGCAAGGGGCTGGGCCGCATGATGGAGCTGACCAACGCCGCGCGGCTCGGCATCGCCCTGTTCGGGCTCGGCAACGCGCGTCGCGCCCTGGTCGAGTCACTCTGCTACGCGCGGCAGCGGGAGGCGTTCGGCGGGCCGCTCATCGACAAGCCGCTGATGCGGCGCAAGCTCGCCGAGATGATCGTCGACGTCGAGGCCGCGCAGGCGCTGGTTTTCGACGGCACCGGAGCCACCAACCACCGCCAGCCCCGCAGCTTGCGGCAACGCATCGCGGTGCCCGTCACCAAGCTCAAGGTGTGCCGGTTGGGGATCACCGCGGCCTCGGACGCGATCGAGATTCACGGCGGCAACGGCTACATCGAAACCTGGCCGGTGGCAAGGCTTTTGCGCGACGCACAGGTGAACACCATTTGGGAGGGCCCCGACAACATCCTCTGCCTGGACGTGCGGCGCGGCATCGAGCAGAGCCGCGCGCACGAGACGCTGTTGGCGCGGCTGCGTGACGCGGTATCCGTCTCCGACGACGGCGGTGATGGTGGGACGACCACCCGCTTGGTGGCTCGCCGCGTCGAGGATCTCGACGCGGCGATCACCGCCTGGGCCAAACTCGATCGCGGCGTGGCCGAGGCGCGGCTGTTCCCGCTGGCGCAGTTCATGGGCGACGTCTACGCCGGGGCGTTGCTGTGTGAGCAGGCCGCGTGGGAGCGGGCCACCCGCGGCGGTGACCGCAAGGCCCTCGTCGCCCGGCTCTACGCGCAGCGGTATCTCGCCGACCCGGGGCCGCTGCGCGGCATCGACGCCGAGCCCGACGAGGCGCTGGAGCGTTTCGACGAGCTGGTCGACGGCGCATTCACGCCGTGA